The following are encoded together in the Daucus carota subsp. sativus chromosome 5, DH1 v3.0, whole genome shotgun sequence genome:
- the LOC108221988 gene encoding RING-H2 finger protein ATL8, whose product MTLHLHPHPRRFLTTTDSPPDSTSPESAASDFIVILAALLCAIVCLLGLIAVARCAWIRRFSGRITGNSPPLPHLHPNKGLTNKILKKIPKITYSADDAGKYFDCAICLTEFVAGDVLRALPQCGHGFHAGCIDTWLKSHSSCPSCRKILVDSSCRKCSQLTAAEMEITVAGVDTAAPRRDDTYRFLP is encoded by the coding sequence ATGACTCTCCATCTCCATCCTCATCCCAGAAGGTTCCTCACCACCACCGACTCGCCGCCGGACTCCACTTCCCCCGAATCCGCCGCCTCCGACTTCATCGTCATCCTCGCCGCTCTCCTCTGCGCCATCGTCTGTCTGCTCGGCCTCATAGCCGTCGCTCGCTGCGCCTGGATTCGCCGCTTCTCCGGCAGAATCACCGGGAATTCACCTCCTCTACCTCATCTCCATCCAAACAAAGGCCTCACCAACAAAATTCTCAAAAAAATCCCCAAAATCACGTACTCCGCCGATGACGCCGGAAAGTACTTCGACTGCGCGATTTGCTTGACGGAGTTCGTCGCCGGAGATGTGCTCCGAGCGTTGCCGCAGTGCGGCCACGGATTCCACGCCGGATGTATAGACACGTGGCTGAAATCTCATTCGTCGTGTCCGTCGTGTAGGAAGATACTTGTGGATAGTAGTTGCCGGAAATGTAGTCAATTGACGGCGGCGGAGATGGAGATCACAGTCGCCGGAGTTGACACGGCGGCGCCGAGACGAGATGACACGTATCGGTTCTTGCCTTAg